A single region of the Magnetococcales bacterium genome encodes:
- a CDS encoding M48 family metalloprotease — protein sequence MNRTGTGMLGCALLMGWVALGEAGFLDEVVKQGLGTPAAPPSGSNRPAAPASQESGQSPGLVDGLGGLIGVDRSKLDLVKKGLNTVRALQPIGIEEEVAIGRAIALEAFNRFGGEYVNPAMQKYLNLVGRTVAQFSDRPELGYRFAILNSDEENAFAAPGGYILVTRGLLRRVENEAQLAGVLAHEIAHVSRRHMLETIQRSALLSNASELTVSVMKQDPGMFRNLVGEVSDKLFTHGLDQSLEFDADAQGLRYLYMAGYNLPAYRGYLAGLQKRMGQSTSVFYSTHPSLASRLEKLDKELPRHAGGSKLPVLDGRLRKSLSFS from the coding sequence ATGAACCGCACCGGAACAGGTATGTTGGGCTGCGCCCTTTTGATGGGTTGGGTGGCTCTGGGTGAGGCGGGTTTTCTGGATGAGGTGGTCAAGCAGGGCTTGGGAACACCGGCGGCTCCGCCGTCCGGTTCCAACCGCCCGGCGGCTCCCGCTTCACAGGAGAGCGGGCAGTCACCCGGTCTGGTCGATGGCCTGGGTGGTTTGATCGGCGTGGATCGCAGCAAGCTGGATCTGGTGAAGAAGGGGCTCAACACGGTTCGGGCCCTGCAGCCCATCGGCATCGAAGAAGAAGTGGCCATCGGGCGGGCCATCGCCTTGGAGGCATTCAACCGGTTCGGCGGGGAGTATGTCAACCCCGCCATGCAGAAGTATCTCAATCTGGTGGGGCGAACCGTGGCGCAGTTTTCGGACCGCCCGGAACTGGGCTACCGCTTTGCCATCCTCAACAGTGATGAAGAGAATGCCTTTGCCGCGCCGGGAGGGTATATCCTGGTGACACGGGGTCTGTTGCGGCGGGTGGAGAACGAGGCTCAGCTGGCCGGGGTTCTGGCCCATGAGATCGCCCACGTCTCCCGGCGGCACATGCTGGAAACCATTCAGCGGTCGGCGCTGCTCTCCAACGCTTCGGAGTTGACCGTTTCCGTGATGAAACAGGATCCCGGCATGTTTCGCAATCTGGTGGGGGAAGTATCCGACAAGCTCTTCACCCACGGGTTGGACCAGTCGCTGGAATTCGATGCGGATGCCCAGGGGCTGCGCTATCTCTATATGGCAGGCTACAATCTGCCCGCCTATCGGGGTTATCTGGCCGGGCTGCAGAAGCGCATGGGGCAATCGACTTCGGTCTTCTACTCGACCCATCCTTCGTTGGCCTCCAGACTGGAGAAGTTGGACAAGGAACTGCCCCGTCATGCGGGCGGTTCCAAGCTTCCTGTTCTGGATGGCCGTTTGCGCAAGTCGTTGTCCTTTTCCTGA
- a CDS encoding inositol monophosphatase encodes MNRPDAKTLLASGEAAALAAGQMLRVGGQPDLRHVEQAAGHDVKLKADRAAEALIFDLLSRLTGLGVYSEESGNLRQAASGEPCWIVDPLDGSLNYLQGIPFSAVSLALYQDREPLLGVVYDWQRQELFSGVVGEGAWLNGQPLSPSSVVDRKQGVLGTGFPVRSDFSSEGLGRFIGEIQGFRKVRLLGSAALSLAYVAAGRLEAYREENIMFWDVAAGWALARAVGCQSEASWDGGYGSRLPLRVWAPRMLW; translated from the coding sequence GTGAACCGGCCCGATGCGAAGACGTTGCTGGCCAGCGGGGAAGCGGCGGCATTGGCGGCGGGGCAGATGTTGCGGGTCGGGGGGCAGCCGGACCTGCGTCACGTCGAGCAAGCGGCAGGCCACGATGTCAAGCTCAAGGCCGATCGGGCTGCCGAGGCCCTGATCTTTGACCTTCTGTCGCGCTTGACGGGGTTGGGGGTCTACAGCGAGGAGTCGGGCAACCTGCGTCAAGCGGCGAGCGGGGAGCCCTGTTGGATCGTCGATCCGTTGGACGGCTCGCTCAACTATTTGCAAGGCATCCCCTTTTCAGCGGTGAGCCTTGCCCTCTACCAGGATCGGGAGCCGCTCCTGGGGGTGGTCTACGACTGGCAACGTCAGGAACTCTTTTCGGGAGTGGTGGGGGAGGGGGCCTGGCTGAACGGACAACCGTTATCGCCCTCATCGGTGGTGGATCGCAAACAGGGGGTGCTGGGGACCGGATTTCCGGTGCGCAGCGACTTTTCCAGCGAGGGGCTGGGGCGTTTCATCGGGGAGATCCAGGGCTTTCGCAAAGTCCGACTGCTGGGCAGCGCCGCGCTCTCCCTGGCCTATGTTGCAGCGGGCCGCCTGGAAGCCTATCGGGAAGAGAACATCATGTTCTGGGATGTGGCGGCGGGCTGGGCCCTGGCTCGTGCGGTGGGCTGTCAGTCGGAGGCATCCTGGGACGGCGGCTACGGCAGTCGGTTGCCTTTGCGGGTGTGGGCTCCCCGAATGCTCTGGTGA
- a CDS encoding phosphoglycerate dehydrogenase, with protein sequence MVAKVLLGPSSFGKENDAPLRVLREAGCEVLPNPYGRKLTREELLVLLPGVQGLIAGLEPLDRPVLTALPDLKVISRCGSGMSNVDQETARELGIRVYSTPNGPTRAVAELTLGCLLTLIRDVGRMDRGLRAGRWEKRVGRQLAGMRVLMIGYGRIGQAVGELLMAFGAELMVSDPLYRGAETVSEADFKAALGRADVISLHCSGEKELLGREAIAAMKPGVFLLNAARGGLIDEEALVEALREGRIAGAWIDTFVKEPYQGALCSFEQVLLTPHVGSYTTEGRLQMETDTSLNLLAGLREAGLL encoded by the coding sequence ATGGTGGCCAAAGTCTTGTTGGGACCCTCCTCGTTCGGCAAGGAGAATGATGCGCCGTTGCGGGTTTTGCGGGAGGCGGGTTGCGAAGTGCTGCCCAATCCCTACGGGCGCAAGCTTACCCGTGAGGAGTTGCTGGTTCTGCTGCCCGGCGTGCAGGGGTTGATCGCCGGTCTGGAACCGCTGGATCGGCCGGTATTGACGGCGCTGCCCGATTTGAAGGTCATCTCCCGCTGTGGGTCCGGCATGTCCAACGTGGATCAGGAGACGGCCAGGGAACTGGGTATTCGGGTCTATTCCACCCCCAACGGACCGACGCGCGCCGTGGCGGAGTTGACCCTCGGCTGTCTGCTGACCCTGATTCGTGATGTGGGACGCATGGATCGGGGCTTGCGGGCCGGACGCTGGGAAAAACGGGTGGGACGCCAGTTGGCGGGGATGCGGGTGTTGATGATCGGCTATGGCCGCATCGGCCAGGCGGTGGGGGAGTTGCTGATGGCCTTCGGCGCGGAGTTGATGGTCAGTGATCCGCTCTATCGGGGAGCGGAAACGGTGTCGGAGGCGGACTTCAAGGCGGCTTTGGGGCGGGCGGACGTGATTTCCCTGCACTGCAGCGGCGAAAAGGAGCTGCTGGGTCGCGAGGCGATTGCCGCCATGAAGCCCGGTGTCTTTCTGCTGAATGCGGCTCGTGGCGGATTGATCGACGAGGAGGCCCTGGTAGAGGCGCTCCGGGAGGGTCGCATCGCCGGGGCCTGGATCGACACCTTCGTCAAGGAGCCCTATCAGGGTGCGCTGTGCAGTTTTGAACAGGTGTTGCTGACCCCCCACGTCGGTTCCTATACCACGGAAGGGCGGCTGCAGATGGAGACGGATACCTCTCTCAACCTGTTGGCGGGGCTGCGGGAAGCGGGGCTGCTGTGA
- a CDS encoding SIS domain-containing protein, with protein MSEQASPGREVNAQAAFADHYRQYVDFLNRVLTAIDADSVERVVNLFLEARAKGRTIFFAGNGGSAATASHFAQDLSEVGRKAGVAGFRSLGLADNVSYITAAGNDHGYESIFTNQMTNLFQEGDLLVVISASGNSANVIKALRMAKSRGGTTVALVGFDGGVLAREADAVIIARTARGEYGPVEDVHMIMDHVITDCLYQRLARA; from the coding sequence ATGAGTGAGCAGGCTTCACCCGGACGAGAGGTCAATGCCCAGGCGGCTTTTGCGGACCATTATCGCCAGTATGTCGATTTTCTCAACCGGGTTTTGACGGCGATCGATGCCGACAGTGTCGAGCGGGTGGTGAACCTTTTTCTGGAGGCGCGGGCCAAGGGTCGCACCATCTTTTTCGCCGGCAATGGTGGCAGCGCGGCCACGGCTTCCCACTTTGCCCAGGATTTGTCGGAGGTGGGCCGCAAGGCCGGAGTGGCGGGTTTCCGCTCCCTGGGTTTGGCGGACAACGTCTCTTATATCACGGCGGCGGGAAACGATCACGGATACGAGAGCATTTTTACCAATCAGATGACCAATCTTTTTCAGGAAGGGGATCTCCTGGTGGTCATCTCCGCCAGCGGCAACAGCGCCAATGTGATCAAGGCCCTGCGCATGGCCAAGAGCCGGGGTGGCACCACCGTGGCGCTGGTGGGCTTTGACGGTGGGGTGCTGGCCAGGGAGGCGGATGCCGTCATCATCGCCCGCACCGCCCGGGGTGAGTACGGACCGGTGGAAGACGTTCACATGATCATGGATCATGTGATCACGGATTGTCTTTATCAGCGTTTGGCGAGGGCGTGA
- a CDS encoding methyltransferase domain-containing protein produces MKTTVNLEEVQQRELRPREQYEEYARLLEEDGKRFLEGSRQAWLSRPCPGCGREEVAESFGKQGFAYRRCPGCHTLFISPLPAQADLERVAREGGAARFRRELFSGSLSESRWRNIFQSQLQWIAETVDESPAALRRYADYRSDGSDWLRRVEGSRCFDSILAIAPLTPLAGGSNLTPEVVAGFDEVAEEGLDCLSLFNCLEKVHDPAGVLVEAVRCLRENGLLFIITSAASGFEYLLLRELAPNLLPLDRLTLFSAETIQRLLEGLGLEVVEVSTPGLLDVEMVAHVLRERPEVKIPFWDYFFRQRGDERALADLQLYLQENRLSSYMRIAARKGKKHE; encoded by the coding sequence ATGAAGACCACCGTCAATCTGGAAGAGGTTCAGCAACGGGAACTGCGCCCTCGGGAGCAGTACGAGGAGTACGCCCGACTGCTTGAAGAGGATGGCAAACGGTTTCTGGAGGGGAGTCGGCAGGCGTGGTTGTCCCGTCCGTGTCCCGGCTGCGGTCGGGAGGAGGTTGCGGAGAGTTTCGGCAAGCAGGGATTCGCCTATCGGCGCTGTCCGGGTTGCCATACGCTTTTCATATCGCCACTCCCGGCGCAAGCCGATCTGGAGCGGGTGGCGCGGGAGGGTGGCGCGGCCCGGTTTCGCCGGGAACTCTTTTCGGGGAGTTTGTCGGAGTCCCGCTGGCGCAACATCTTCCAATCCCAGTTGCAGTGGATCGCGGAGACCGTGGACGAAAGCCCCGCTGCCCTGCGGCGCTATGCGGACTATCGCAGCGATGGTTCCGACTGGTTGCGGCGGGTGGAAGGGAGCCGCTGTTTCGACAGCATTCTGGCAATTGCCCCGCTGACGCCGCTTGCCGGGGGCTCGAACCTCACCCCCGAGGTGGTGGCGGGATTCGACGAGGTGGCGGAAGAGGGGCTGGACTGTCTGTCCCTCTTCAACTGCCTGGAGAAGGTTCACGACCCGGCAGGGGTATTGGTTGAAGCGGTGCGCTGTTTGAGGGAGAATGGACTGCTCTTCATCATCACCTCGGCGGCCAGCGGCTTTGAATATCTGTTGTTGCGGGAGTTGGCTCCCAACCTGCTGCCGTTGGACCGGTTGACGTTGTTCAGCGCCGAAACCATCCAGAGATTGCTCGAAGGCCTGGGGCTGGAGGTGGTCGAGGTCAGTACGCCGGGGTTGCTGGATGTTGAGATGGTGGCACACGTTCTTCGGGAGCGTCCCGAAGTGAAGATCCCGTTTTGGGACTATTTTTTCCGCCAACGCGGGGATGAAAGGGCCTTGGCCGATCTGCAACTCTATTTGCAGGAAAACCGGCTGAGTTCCTATATGCGCATTGCAGCCAGAAAAGGAAAAAAACATGAGTGA
- a CDS encoding Gfo/Idh/MocA family oxidoreductase: MTTTWHGSKLRAAVVGHGKVGRIRQACIEAHPRLELVSVCDVNGPSGPLPEGCRFHADWRDVLEEKPDLLFVCTTNEFIPDIAVCGLESGLHVFCEKPPGRSVEDVERMMVAEAAHPSSRLMFGFNHRYHQAIMDAKSLVDRKRLGNILWMRGVYGKAGGPGFDRNWRNDPSRSGGGILIDQGIHMLDLFHLFVGEFQEIKSFVNTAYWNVPVEDNAFAIMRNRMGQTAMIHSSATQWRHTFLLDIYLEKGYLSISGILSSTRTYGRESMIVARSRFDEEGYPLPNPQESVTHYDDDHSWALEVDAFVRCVLENRTVESGSSRDALAVMKLVRSIYQGDANGSMRPASPESGP, translated from the coding sequence ATGACAACCACTTGGCATGGCAGCAAATTGCGGGCGGCGGTGGTCGGACACGGCAAGGTGGGGCGGATCCGGCAGGCCTGTATCGAAGCCCATCCCCGACTGGAGCTGGTTTCGGTATGCGACGTGAACGGCCCCTCCGGACCGTTGCCGGAAGGGTGCCGGTTTCACGCCGACTGGCGGGACGTGCTGGAGGAGAAGCCGGACCTGCTTTTTGTCTGCACCACCAACGAGTTCATTCCCGACATCGCCGTTTGCGGTCTCGAATCCGGACTGCACGTCTTTTGCGAGAAACCGCCGGGACGCAGCGTGGAGGATGTGGAGCGCATGATGGTCGCGGAGGCGGCTCATCCCTCCAGCCGGCTCATGTTCGGTTTCAACCACCGGTACCATCAGGCCATCATGGATGCCAAGTCCCTGGTGGATCGCAAGCGTCTGGGGAACATTCTCTGGATGCGGGGTGTCTACGGCAAGGCGGGAGGGCCCGGATTCGACCGCAACTGGCGCAACGATCCGAGCCGTTCGGGCGGGGGCATCCTGATCGACCAGGGTATCCACATGCTGGATCTCTTCCATCTCTTCGTGGGGGAATTCCAGGAGATCAAGAGCTTCGTCAATACCGCCTACTGGAACGTTCCGGTGGAGGACAACGCCTTCGCCATCATGCGCAACCGCATGGGGCAGACGGCGATGATCCATTCATCCGCCACCCAATGGCGTCATACCTTTCTTTTGGATATTTATCTCGAAAAGGGATATCTTTCCATCAGCGGCATCCTCTCCTCGACCCGGACCTATGGTCGAGAGTCGATGATCGTGGCCCGTTCCCGTTTTGACGAAGAGGGTTATCCGCTGCCGAATCCGCAGGAGTCCGTGACCCATTACGATGACGACCACTCCTGGGCCCTGGAGGTGGATGCCTTCGTGCGATGTGTCCTGGAGAACCGCACCGTGGAATCGGGCTCCTCCCGGGATGCTCTGGCGGTGATGAAACTGGTGCGGTCCATTTACCAGGGTGACGCCAACGGATCCATGCGGCCCGCCTCCCCGGAGTCCGGGCCATGA
- the kdsB gene encoding 3-deoxy-manno-octulosonate cytidylyltransferase has protein sequence MRIVAVIPARMASSRYPGKPLAPIRGLSMIEHVRRRTARCPALERVIVATCDQAIMEEVQRFGGEAVMTSDCHERCTDRVAEAVSRIPGLGMDDVVVNVQGDMPLVRPEMLTALVEPFFHDPALLCCDLVSPLRSEEEYHSAHVVKVVGNLAGNALYYSREAIPSLKKAPGSGLSGKNKQLGIIAFRRHFLETFSALSPTPLEALESVDMMRPVEHGYPVRLVVTPYATVGVDTPADLGRAEALMLQDDLFPLYADSGRG, from the coding sequence TTGCGAATTGTGGCGGTCATTCCGGCGCGCATGGCATCCAGCCGGTATCCCGGCAAGCCCCTGGCGCCGATTCGTGGGCTCTCCATGATCGAGCATGTGCGACGTCGCACGGCGCGGTGTCCGGCGCTGGAACGGGTGATCGTGGCCACCTGCGACCAGGCGATCATGGAGGAAGTGCAGCGTTTCGGCGGAGAGGCGGTGATGACCTCCGATTGCCACGAGCGTTGCACCGACCGGGTGGCCGAGGCGGTCTCCCGCATTCCGGGCCTTGGAATGGACGACGTGGTGGTCAATGTTCAGGGGGACATGCCCCTGGTGCGACCGGAGATGCTGACGGCGTTGGTGGAGCCGTTTTTCCACGATCCCGCCCTGTTGTGCTGCGACCTGGTCAGCCCCCTGCGCAGCGAGGAGGAGTATCACAGCGCCCATGTGGTCAAGGTGGTGGGCAATCTGGCGGGCAATGCGCTCTACTACTCCCGCGAGGCCATTCCCTCCCTCAAGAAGGCGCCCGGAAGCGGCTTGTCCGGGAAGAACAAACAACTGGGCATCATCGCCTTTCGCCGCCACTTTCTGGAGACCTTTTCCGCCTTGAGTCCCACGCCTTTGGAAGCTCTGGAGTCGGTGGACATGATGCGGCCCGTGGAACACGGCTACCCGGTACGGCTGGTGGTGACGCCTTATGCCACCGTGGGGGTGGATACGCCTGCGGATTTGGGGCGGGCCGAGGCCTTGATGCTCCAGGATGATCTCTTTCCGCTCTATGCCGATTCGGGCCGGGGGTAG